The following coding sequences lie in one Streptomyces venezuelae genomic window:
- a CDS encoding ABC transporter ATP-binding protein has translation MTPSKPPIVQLDNVHVVHKARSGGLLSRDHVHALTEATMTLAPGETTGIVGESGCGKSTLAKVLVGAQRPTSGTVSFRGRDLWTMPPAERRTSIGTRTGMIFQDPSTALNRRLPVSRILRDPLDVHKRGTPKERDERVRELMSLVGLPKSLADGLPGQLSGGQRQRVAIARALALEPDLVVADEPTSALDVSVRAQILNLLLDLKERLGLALVFVSHDIQTVRRMSDRVVTMYLGRIVEESPAGESLTRARHPYTRALFSATPGLLDPIDPIPLVGPVPSATRPPSGCPFRTRCWKADEECATAMPENRRAGEGHWFRCFHPVAEGESTHDLVAQAAATAGATDSTTDGATVLDGASPREHP, from the coding sequence ATGACCCCCTCAAAGCCCCCCATCGTCCAGTTGGACAACGTGCACGTAGTCCACAAGGCCCGCTCGGGAGGCCTCCTCTCCCGAGACCACGTCCACGCCCTCACAGAAGCAACCATGACCCTCGCCCCCGGCGAGACCACAGGCATCGTGGGCGAGTCCGGCTGCGGCAAGTCCACCTTGGCAAAGGTCCTGGTCGGCGCCCAACGCCCCACCAGCGGCACCGTGTCGTTCCGCGGCCGCGACCTCTGGACGATGCCGCCGGCGGAACGCCGGACCTCCATCGGAACCCGCACCGGAATGATCTTCCAGGACCCGTCCACCGCCCTGAACCGCCGCCTGCCGGTGAGCCGCATCCTGCGGGACCCCCTCGACGTACACAAACGGGGAACCCCGAAGGAACGGGACGAGCGCGTACGCGAGCTGATGTCACTGGTCGGCCTGCCGAAGAGCCTCGCCGATGGGCTGCCGGGACAACTGTCCGGCGGACAACGCCAACGCGTCGCCATCGCCCGCGCCCTCGCCCTCGAACCGGACCTGGTGGTCGCAGACGAGCCGACGAGCGCCCTCGACGTCTCCGTGCGCGCCCAGATCCTCAACCTGCTCCTCGACCTGAAGGAGCGCCTGGGGCTCGCTCTCGTCTTCGTGTCCCACGACATCCAGACGGTACGCAGGATGAGCGATCGCGTCGTCACGATGTACCTGGGCCGGATCGTCGAGGAGTCGCCGGCCGGGGAGAGCCTGACCCGCGCCCGGCACCCGTACACGCGCGCCCTGTTCTCCGCCACGCCCGGGCTGCTCGACCCCATCGACCCGATCCCGCTCGTGGGCCCCGTGCCGTCGGCGACCCGGCCGCCGAGCGGCTGCCCGTTCCGCACCCGCTGCTGGAAGGCGGACGAGGAGTGCGCCACCGCCATGCCGGAGAACCGGCGGGCGGGCGAAGGACATTGGTTCCGCTGTTTCCATCCCGTGGCCGAGGGGGAATCGACCCACGACCTCGTCGCCCAGGCCGCCGCCACGGCCGGGGCGACGGACAGCACCACCGACGGCGCCACCGTCCTCGACGGGGCGTCCCCCAGGGAGCATCCATGA
- a CDS encoding response regulator encodes MPVRVLLADDQTLVRAAFAMLVDSAPDMEVVGQAGTGRAAVDLARSARADLVVMDIRMPDLDGIEATRLLAADEDLAGVKVLMLTTYDTDEHVVDALRAGASGFLVKDTRPAELLDAIRTVAAGDSLLSPGPTARLIARVLRAPDAGVPAAGGPDGLSERERQVLRLVARGLNNQEIADTLGLSPLTAKTHVSRIMGKLGARDRAQLVIIAYESGLVAPGSVATP; translated from the coding sequence GTGCCCGTCCGCGTGCTGCTCGCCGACGACCAGACGCTGGTGCGGGCCGCGTTCGCGATGCTCGTCGACTCGGCGCCCGACATGGAGGTGGTGGGGCAGGCGGGCACGGGGCGCGCTGCGGTCGACCTGGCCCGCTCCGCACGCGCCGACCTCGTCGTCATGGACATCCGCATGCCCGACCTCGACGGCATCGAGGCGACGCGGCTGCTCGCCGCGGACGAGGACCTGGCGGGTGTGAAGGTCCTGATGCTGACCACGTACGACACGGACGAGCACGTCGTCGACGCGCTGCGCGCGGGCGCGTCCGGCTTCCTGGTCAAGGACACCCGGCCCGCCGAGCTCCTCGACGCCATCCGCACGGTCGCGGCGGGCGACTCCCTCCTGTCGCCGGGCCCCACGGCCCGCCTGATCGCGCGGGTGCTGCGGGCGCCGGACGCCGGGGTGCCGGCCGCGGGCGGGCCCGACGGGCTCTCGGAGCGGGAGCGGCAGGTGCTGCGGCTCGTCGCGCGCGGCCTGAACAATCAGGAGATCGCCGACACGCTCGGCCTCAGCCCGCTGACCGCGAAGACGCACGTCAGCCGCATTATGGGGAAGCTCGGCGCACGCGACAGGGCCCAACTCGTCATCATCGCGTACGAGTCGGGCCTGGTCGCGCCGGGATCGGTGGCCACGCCCTGA
- a CDS encoding MFS transporter, translated as MSITTSTATARTHPHPATRQVPALWLALLAAPVAAGANSAVLILPDMAGALGVGTADATWLVTVFAWAMAVGTPLMAGLLRRRGLGAALKLSAALIVAGTAVLAVAPWLPLAMAGRAAQAAGGAGLVTAAMSLAGSVRRMGVITAGFGTVGAVGPLLGSTVAGALSWRVALSAGAVALLALPAVMRRADLSAPPRTTPFDGRGAVLLVLTATSLVLVPRHPLPAVAAALVSAVLLALHVRARPTGFVPAALLRSRVFVLSAALACTLATSYFALLFTVPQLLRDRTGWSSSTIGTYQLVALLVGSALSMALAAAAARMTRPRVLTVLLTFGAAAPLTAVFTPWAPLLLLVATLAVFTTSAGQATLAVYATAATPTAQRPTAIGLFSLCYQLGGAFGPAVAAAIALS; from the coding sequence ATGTCGATCACCACGTCCACTGCGACCGCCCGAACCCACCCTCACCCCGCCACCCGCCAAGTTCCCGCCCTATGGCTCGCGTTGCTCGCCGCGCCGGTCGCCGCCGGGGCCAACAGTGCCGTGCTGATCCTTCCCGACATGGCGGGGGCGCTCGGTGTGGGGACTGCCGACGCGACGTGGCTCGTCACCGTCTTCGCCTGGGCCATGGCCGTCGGTACGCCGCTGATGGCGGGCCTGCTGCGCCGCAGGGGGCTCGGCGCCGCCCTCAAGCTGAGCGCCGCGCTGATCGTGGCCGGTACTGCCGTGCTCGCCGTGGCGCCCTGGCTGCCGCTGGCCATGGCGGGGCGGGCGGCGCAGGCCGCGGGCGGTGCGGGGCTGGTCACCGCGGCGATGAGCCTGGCGGGCTCGGTCCGCAGGATGGGCGTGATCACCGCGGGGTTCGGCACGGTCGGCGCGGTCGGACCGCTGCTCGGCTCGACGGTCGCGGGCGCGCTGTCCTGGCGGGTGGCCCTGTCCGCGGGCGCGGTCGCCCTGCTCGCGCTGCCCGCGGTCATGCGCCGCGCCGACCTGTCGGCACCGCCCCGCACCACCCCGTTCGACGGCCGGGGCGCCGTCCTGCTCGTCCTGACGGCGACGTCCCTGGTGCTCGTCCCGCGCCACCCGCTGCCCGCGGTGGCCGCCGCGCTGGTGTCGGCCGTGCTCCTCGCCCTGCACGTCCGCGCACGTCCCACCGGCTTCGTGCCCGCCGCGCTCCTGCGCTCCCGCGTGTTCGTCCTGTCGGCCGCGCTGGCCTGCACCCTCGCGACCTCGTACTTCGCGCTGCTCTTCACCGTCCCGCAGCTGCTCCGCGACCGCACCGGCTGGTCGTCGTCCACGATCGGCACCTACCAGCTGGTCGCCCTCCTCGTGGGTTCGGCGCTGTCCATGGCGCTGGCCGCGGCCGCCGCCCGGATGACCCGCCCGCGGGTCCTGACGGTCCTGCTCACGTTCGGCGCGGCCGCGCCGCTCACCGCCGTGTTCACCCCGTGGGCGCCGCTGCTCCTGCTCGTCGCGACGCTGGCCGTCTTCACGACCAGCGCGGGCCAGGCGACGCTCGCGGTCTACGCGACAGCGGCCACGCCCACCGCGCAACGCCCCACCGCGATCGGCCTGTTCAGCCTCTGCTACCAGCTGGGCGGCGCCTTCGGCCCCGCCGTCGCCGCCGCGATCGCCCTGAGCTGA
- a CDS encoding dihydrodipicolinate synthase family protein encodes MTMPAPLTGVVPPVCTPLTPDREVDVPSLVRLVDHLVAAGVDGLFVLGSTSEVAYLTDRQRALVVEAVVRRAGGRLPVLAGAIDMTTPRVLDRARAAAEAGADAVVVTAPFYTRTHPAEIARHFRLVAQGCGAPVVAYDIPMAVHTKLPAELVLELAGEGVLAGLKDSSGDEGAFRRVVLGKRAEPGLAGFGVLTGSELTVDSALAMGADGVVPGLGNVDPEGYVRLYRACREGDWERARAEQERLCGLFGMVTAGDPARMGGSSAALGAFKAALHLRGVIDCPATAEPQIPLSAAETERVGKHLATAGLL; translated from the coding sequence ATGACCATGCCCGCCCCGCTGACCGGTGTCGTCCCGCCCGTCTGCACGCCCCTGACACCGGACCGCGAGGTGGACGTGCCCTCTCTCGTCCGGCTCGTCGACCACTTGGTCGCGGCCGGCGTCGACGGCCTCTTCGTGCTCGGCTCGACCTCCGAGGTCGCGTATCTGACGGACCGGCAGCGCGCCCTCGTCGTGGAGGCCGTCGTCCGCCGCGCGGGCGGGCGGCTCCCGGTCCTGGCCGGGGCCATCGACATGACCACGCCGCGCGTCCTCGACCGCGCGCGGGCCGCCGCCGAGGCGGGCGCGGACGCGGTCGTCGTCACCGCGCCCTTCTACACACGCACCCATCCGGCCGAGATCGCCCGGCACTTCCGGCTGGTCGCGCAGGGCTGCGGGGCGCCCGTCGTCGCGTACGACATTCCGATGGCGGTGCACACGAAGCTGCCCGCGGAACTGGTCCTGGAGCTGGCCGGGGAGGGTGTGCTCGCGGGCCTGAAGGACTCCAGCGGCGACGAGGGCGCGTTCCGGCGCGTGGTCCTCGGCAAGCGGGCGGAGCCGGGCCTCGCGGGGTTCGGTGTCCTGACGGGGTCGGAGCTCACGGTCGACTCGGCGCTCGCGATGGGCGCGGACGGCGTCGTGCCGGGGCTCGGGAACGTCGACCCGGAGGGGTACGTACGGCTGTACCGCGCCTGCCGGGAGGGCGACTGGGAGCGGGCGCGCGCCGAACAGGAGCGGCTTTGCGGGCTCTTCGGGATGGTGACGGCGGGCGATCCGGCGCGGATGGGCGGCAGTTCCGCGGCGCTCGGCGCGTTCAAGGCGGCGTTGCACCTGCGCGGGGTCATCGACTGTCCGGCCACGGCGGAACCGCAGATCCCGCTGTCGGCGGCGGAGACGGAGCGGGTCGGCAAGCACCTGGCTACAGCCGGGCTGCTGTGA
- a CDS encoding sensor histidine kinase produces METGPRAGHGPGSLVERVLGPAAPGERLRTDVLFALAMAVSAVVVVRSVRDNGHVPDVLGWALLLVAHVVVVWRRRAPVRVMVTLMGILLVYHSLDNNHTAPMAVSMVALFTVASRTRPRNTLVLGVGVMGIMLAVKFSEGMAEGAESLRISGWIVAFLLLGVYVRIHRQYVASVVERAERAERTREEEARRRVAEERLRVARDLHDLLAHSITLVGVQTSVAAHVLAADPDRLDRAAVAKALDDVAETCRTARGELRATLQVLRSGSDDDEEGAGADEARGPLPGLDGLPDLADAARTAGARVELAVADCRAPAAVGAAAYRIVQEALTNVVRHAGPGSTVRVSVRAEDAALCVRVADDGRGGHNGRDGHGGHGGHNGRDGHGQGGGHAPGFGLLGMRERARTVGGTLDAGPRPEGGFLVSAVLPLAPVSLGGLS; encoded by the coding sequence ATCGAGACCGGCCCTCGCGCGGGGCACGGCCCCGGCAGCCTCGTCGAGCGCGTACTCGGCCCGGCCGCCCCCGGCGAACGGCTGCGCACGGACGTCCTGTTCGCCCTCGCGATGGCCGTCAGCGCCGTCGTGGTCGTGCGGTCCGTGCGGGACAACGGGCACGTGCCGGACGTGCTCGGCTGGGCGCTGCTGCTCGTCGCCCACGTCGTCGTCGTGTGGCGGCGCCGCGCCCCGGTCCGCGTCATGGTCACCCTGATGGGAATCCTGCTGGTCTACCACTCGCTCGACAACAACCACACCGCGCCCATGGCCGTGTCGATGGTCGCGCTGTTCACCGTGGCCTCCCGCACCCGCCCCCGCAACACCCTCGTCCTCGGCGTCGGTGTCATGGGGATCATGCTGGCCGTGAAGTTCAGCGAAGGCATGGCCGAGGGCGCCGAGTCGCTGCGGATCTCCGGCTGGATCGTCGCGTTCCTGCTGCTGGGCGTGTACGTGCGCATTCACCGGCAGTACGTCGCCTCCGTGGTGGAGCGGGCCGAGCGCGCCGAACGCACCCGCGAGGAGGAGGCGCGCCGCAGGGTCGCAGAGGAGCGCCTGCGGGTCGCCCGCGACCTGCACGACCTGCTCGCGCACAGCATCACGCTCGTCGGCGTCCAGACGTCCGTCGCCGCGCACGTCCTCGCCGCCGACCCGGACCGGCTCGACCGGGCCGCGGTGGCGAAGGCGCTGGACGACGTCGCGGAGACCTGCCGCACGGCCCGCGGTGAACTCCGCGCCACGCTGCAGGTGTTGCGGTCCGGCTCCGACGACGACGAGGAGGGGGCGGGCGCGGACGAGGCGCGCGGGCCGCTGCCCGGCCTCGACGGCCTGCCCGACCTCGCCGACGCGGCCCGCACCGCGGGCGCCCGTGTCGAACTCGCGGTGGCGGACTGCCGGGCACCGGCCGCCGTCGGCGCCGCGGCCTACCGCATCGTGCAGGAGGCGCTCACCAACGTCGTACGGCACGCGGGACCCGGCAGCACCGTGCGGGTGTCGGTGCGTGCCGAGGACGCGGCGCTGTGCGTGCGGGTCGCGGACGACGGGCGCGGTGGGCACAACGGCCGCGACGGGCACGGCGGGCACGGCGGGCACAACGGCCGCGACGGGCACGGCCAAGGGGGCGGTCACGCGCCGGGGTTCGGGCTTCTCGGAATGCGGGAGCGGGCCCGTACGGTCGGTGGCACCCTGGACGCGGGCCCGCGGCCCGAAGGGGGCTTCCTGGTGTCCGCGGTGCTGCCCCTCGCACCCGTGTCCCTGGGAGGTCTGTCGTGA
- a CDS encoding MarR family winged helix-turn-helix transcriptional regulator encodes MSDVVDAVIDQWVAERPDLAEALWPVELFGRIQRLGLLVDRTVKATAAQHGLDVGEFDVLTTLQRSGPPYALTAGTFLKASMVSSGTITNRIDKMEAKGLVVRVRDGQDRRTVKIRLTERGHEVTRAAFADHLANYARVLGEVDREVVDGGAQGLRRVLEALGDTSLK; translated from the coding sequence ATGAGTGACGTCGTGGACGCGGTCATCGACCAGTGGGTCGCGGAGCGCCCCGATCTGGCGGAAGCCCTCTGGCCGGTCGAACTCTTCGGGCGCATCCAGCGCCTGGGCCTGCTGGTCGACAGGACGGTCAAGGCCACGGCCGCCCAACACGGGCTTGACGTCGGCGAGTTCGACGTCCTGACCACGCTGCAGCGCTCGGGCCCGCCCTACGCCCTCACCGCAGGCACCTTCCTCAAGGCCTCCATGGTGTCCTCGGGCACCATCACCAACCGCATCGACAAGATGGAGGCCAAGGGCCTGGTCGTGCGGGTGCGCGACGGCCAGGACCGGCGCACCGTCAAGATCCGCCTCACCGAGCGCGGCCACGAGGTCACCCGCGCCGCCTTCGCCGACCACCTCGCGAACTACGCGCGCGTGCTCGGCGAGGTGGACCGCGAGGTGGTCGACGGGGGTGCGCAGGGCCTTCGCCGGGTGCTGGAAGCGCTCGGCGACACGTCGCTCAAGTAG